TCGCCCTGACCCTGACCGCGCCATGCCCGGAACTTGAAGACCTGGCACGCATCTGCGTCACTGTCCCGGACCATTTCCGCCGCCCGCCATCACCCGATGAACTTGCCCGCCGCCGCGCCAAAGGCCTGACGCCGAATCAGGAGCGCCTGCTGACTCTCTGGGGCTACCCCTACGTACTGGAAGAAATGCGCTTCCACCTGACCCTGACCGGCAGCATCCACGATCCCCAAGAACGGGAGCGCATTCGAACCGGACTCACCGCACTCCTCGCCCCCATCCTTCACAAGGCCGTTCCAGTGCGGGACATCTGCGTTTTTCGCCAGGCGTGCCCGGAAGAACCGTTCACCATCCTGGAACGATTCGCGCTTACCCGGATACCTTGACGCAGACTTTCTCGACAATGCCCGCCACACGCTTCGGTCCCCGCCGCGTTTGTTCTTGCGTCCTGCAATAATGCCGGGTTATCAGACCTGAGTATGTTTTCCGCGCCACGGCAGCGCAACCATAAATCGCCCGACGGGACAAAGGCGTGTACGTGAAAGATACACGTAAAAAATAATTTTTACGTAGTGATCTTTTAATTTTTCAAGAGAAAAATACATATGATCAAAAAAATTGCACGAATAAAAAATATTAAAGAAGAATCGCAAATAGATGACTTGATATACTGGCAGAGTAAAACTCAAGAAGAAAGGCTATCCGCAGTTGAATTTTTAAGGAGACAAGCTCATGGAAGTGCAGAAAGACTTCAAAGAGTTGCTTGCGTTGTTCAACGATCATAACGTGGAGTATCTCATAGTTGGAGGATACGCACTGGCATATTATGGAGCACCTAGATATACTGGAGATCTTGACATATTCGTCAAATCAGATTCAAAAAATGCATATTTGATTTTAAAAGCTCTCAATGAATTCGGTTTTGGTTCTGCAGGTCTGAAATTGGAAGATTTTACAAATCCAGAGAATATTATTCAATTGGGATATCCTCCAATCCGGGTTGACATCATGACGTCGATATCTGGAGTTTCCTGGGAAGATGCTTATATGAGCCGTGAAGAAGGCAAGTACGGCGATATCCCAGTGTATTTCATAGGCCTCGATCAATACGTTCAAAACAAGAAAGCTTCCGGAAGAAAGAAGGATCTGGCCGATTTGGAGGCACTTGGAAAAGAATGACCGTCAGAAAGCAGGTCACCATCCCTCTTCTCACCCGTACTTCTCCACAAACGCCTCAACCCTCATCTCACGAAAATCATTCAGCGCCGCCACCAGGCGTTCGTGTTCCCAGTCCCACCAGGCCAGAGCCAGCAATTTTTCCTGGGTTTCGCGGGGGAAGCGGTACTTGATGGGTTTCGCCGGCACTCCGGCGACAATAGCGTAGTCCGGCACATCCTTCGTGACCACGGCACCCGAGGCCACCACCGCACCCGTACCCACGGTCACGCCGGGCATGATCAGCGCCCCGTGGCCGATCCAGACGTCATGACCGAGCGTCACGCCATGTTTTTTCCGCCAGGCGAAAAATTCGTCTTCATCAGGGCCCATGCCGAATTTGGAACTGCGATACGTGAAATGATGCTGGGTAGCCCGCCATGTGGGATGGTTGCTCGGATTCAGTCGGGCGTGGTTGGCGATGGAGCAGAACTTGCCCACCGTGGTGTACATGACGTGGCAGCGGTCGCAGAAGTAGGAGTAGTCCCCGATGGCCGATGAGATGATCTCGGTCTGGGCGCCGATTTCGGTCCAGTCGCCGAGGGTGCTGTCGGTAACGACGGCTGAAGGATCTATGGTCGGTTCGGGTGAGAGCATGGTCATGATGTCCTGCCGTTCAGGGTGGTTTCAAGAAGCAGCCTGGCAAGGGCCTGGCCGCGTTCGGCCAGGGGGCCGGAGTTGTCGAAACGGGTCAGGGCGGGTGTTTCGATCACAGCCATGGTCGCCCGCTCCAGCCGGGCCTCTATTTCCCCGGCATCCTCGCGACCGCGTGCGCCCAGACGTTCGCGCAAAATCTGCTCGGGCACTTCGACCAGCACGGGCAGCAGACCCGGATAGGCTTTGAGCGCCTCGGACAATGCCCCGCGCGAACCGTTCACCACCACGCTCAGCCCCGCCTCCATCCAGATGTCGATCTCCCGACCAACGCCGTAGGCGAAACCGTGGCTTTCCCAGTGCAGGGCGAAAAGTCCGCGTGACAGTCGAAGCTGGAATTCGGCCCGCCTCAAGGCGACATGATTTTCACCGCCCGCATCGGCCGGGCGGGTGATATAACGGTGAGCGAAGACGACAGGCGCTTCGGCGGGAAGCCGCAACCGGACCTCGGCCATGAGAGAGTCCTTTCCGCAGCCCGAAGGCCCCATGATGTAGATCAGTCTTGGCATAAAAATCCTCACCTGAAATTCGTGCAATAAATTTCCCGTCCCCAACATCAACACGTAGGGGCGGCCCCCCGTGGCCGCCCTTCTTCGTCCCCCGTGGCCGCCATTTCTCGCCCTCGGACCATCATTCCTCGGCCCAATGTGGCCGCACGGGCCTTTCACCTAGGGAGGGCAGGC
This is a stretch of genomic DNA from Deltaproteobacteria bacterium HGW-Deltaproteobacteria-18. It encodes these proteins:
- a CDS encoding phosphonate metabolism protein/1,5-bisphosphokinase (PRPP-forming) PhnN gives rise to the protein MPRLIYIMGPSGCGKDSLMAEVRLRLPAEAPVVFAHRYITRPADAGGENHVALRRAEFQLRLSRGLFALHWESHGFAYGVGREIDIWMEAGLSVVVNGSRGALSEALKAYPGLLPVLVEVPEQILRERLGARGREDAGEIEARLERATMAVIETPALTRFDNSGPLAERGQALARLLLETTLNGRTS
- a CDS encoding chloramphenicol acetyltransferase, producing MLSPEPTIDPSAVVTDSTLGDWTEIGAQTEIISSAIGDYSYFCDRCHVMYTTVGKFCSIANHARLNPSNHPTWRATQHHFTYRSSKFGMGPDEDEFFAWRKKHGVTLGHDVWIGHGALIMPGVTVGTGAVVASGAVVTKDVPDYAIVAGVPAKPIKYRFPRETQEKLLALAWWDWEHERLVAALNDFREMRVEAFVEKYG